The following proteins come from a genomic window of Salvia hispanica cultivar TCC Black 2014 chromosome 4, UniMelb_Shisp_WGS_1.0, whole genome shotgun sequence:
- the LOC125220248 gene encoding LOW QUALITY PROTEIN: cyclin-SDS-like (The sequence of the model RefSeq protein was modified relative to this genomic sequence to represent the inferred CDS: inserted 1 base in 1 codon), producing the protein MRAESSSCSVTNRDLNLKSSNVKFLAANDAMVLEVEDEESFRMMRMRERRDLVIQQRLQMLHWIVEIAGIAFLTLATRLEENQPYNCVWKKSFYVGGTIYARCEVVAMEWLVQEVLNFKCFLPTVYNFLWFYLKDAKANENVEKTAKCLAXTHLMGHQQLCYLPSTVAAALVIIASIATEQDASSHSAIKIYQNALRVILFFSTDHKPVTSYQM; encoded by the exons ATGCGAGCAGAGTCATCATCGTGTTCAGTAACGAACAGAGACTTGAATTTGAAGAGTTCGAATGTGAAGTTTCTAGCCGCGAACGACGCGATGGTGTTGGAGGTCGAAGATGAAGAAAGCTTCAGGATGATGAGGATGAGAGAGAGGAG AGACCTAGTCATTCAACAACGCTTGCAAATGCTACACTGGATTGTTGAG ATTGCTGGCATTGCGTTCCTCACTTTAGCCACCAGGCTTGAAGAAAATCAACCCTACAACTG TGTCTGGAAGAAGTCATTTTACGTCGGTGGGACTATATATGCCCGGTGTGAAGTGGTGGCTATGGAGTGGCTAGTGCAGGAAGTCCTCAACTTCAAATGCTTCCTTCCCACCGTGTACAACTTCCTTTG GTTCTACCTTAAAGATGCAAAAGCTAACGAGAACGTGGAGAAGACAGCCAAATGCCTTG GTACTCACCTGATGGGACACCAGCAGCTTTGCTACTTGCCATCAACGGTGGCAGCTGCACTTGTTATTATTGCTTCAATTGCAACTGAGCAAGATGCTTCCTCCCACTCGGCCATAAAGATTTACCAGAATGCATTAAG GGTGATCTTATTCTTTTCAACTGATCATAAACCAGTTACCAGTTACCAAATGTAA
- the LOC125218231 gene encoding binding partner of ACD11 1-like, with amino-acid sequence MDRAEAIEGELQPTSPSWTIDVSDSNVRTIKVSNVSLHVSERNIFDFFTFSGSIVYIEMQRESKATQVAYITFMDSQGASRAAILNGSKLADLYVSITLIKNYQLPPDAASLTSPPKSSAVKKAEDVVSTMLARGFVLGKDSLKRAKSFDGKHKLTVHALATVASLDRSFELSKKLRVGTAVANEMVREMDELFQVSDITKFAYSAVEVTASSAGSVIKGNSYVLTGASWVTNAYIAITKAVEDVGVMTMQKVESVEEEEEKRKSLGKEGDAIYSQFINASRYNSSPALPVSSADVSSKHL; translated from the exons ATGGATCGTGCCGAAGCAATAGAAGGAGAATTGCAGCCAACTTCTCCTAGCTGGACGATCGACGTTTCAGATTCAAAT GTTAGGACGATTAAGGTCAGCAATGTCTCGCTACATGTGTCCGAACGCAATATATTTGACTTCTTTACCTTTTCTGGGAGCATAGTTTATATTGAGATGCAGAG GGAAAGTAAAGCAACTCAGGTTGCTTATATCACCTTCATGGATTCTCAGGGAGCAAGCAGAGCTGCAATTTTGAAT GGATCCAAGTTAGCTGATCTCTATGTGTCAATAACGCTGATTAAGAATTATCAACTGCCTCCAGATGCTGCTTCCCTCACATCA CCGCCCAAGTCGAGTGCTGTGAAGAAGGCTGAGGATGTGGTGAGCACCATGCTAGCTAGGGGCTTTGTCTTGGGAAAGGATAGTCTCAAAAGGGCAAAGTCATTTGACGGGAAGCACAAATTGACAGTACACGCCTTGGCTACCGTTGCTTCCCTAGACCGAAGTTTTGAGCTGAGCAAGAAGCTAAGAGTGGGCACAGCTGTAGCAAACGAGATGGTGAGAGAAATGGATGAGCTGTTTCAAGTATCAGATATTACAAAGTTCGCTTATTCAGCTGTTGAGGTTACCGCCAGCAGTGCAGGATCTGTCATCAAGGGCAATAGCTATGTCTTGACCGGAGCTTCGTGGGTCACTAATGCATACATAGCCATCACAAAGGCGGTCGAGGATGTAGGGGTGATGACAATGCAGAAGGTGGAGAGcgttgaggaggaggaggagaagaggAAGAGCCTAGGGAAAGAGGGCGATGCAATATATTCCCAATTCATCAACGCCAGTCGTTACAACTCGTCACCAGCTCTTCCGGTCAGTTCAGCTGATGTGAGTAGCAAGCATCTATAG
- the LOC125223770 gene encoding vestitone reductase-like — protein MANVNKKRVCVTGGTGFLGSWTIKRLLEDGYSVNATVRLHPDQKRDISYLTNLPGASERLRIFNADLDEPDTFAAAIEGCDGVFHMAHPLDFAEKDTEEVKLKRVTTALHGILRACADSKSVRRVVYTSSVSAALFSAATNDENSWTDVELIRSLNTFGGPYVVTKTVAERAAIDLAAELDLDLVSVLPTWITGPFICPNLPDTVHISMALINGDKGHYQHLKEASLVHVDDVARAHIHLLEYPEAKGRYIVAAAQFTIDELSHFLAAKYPHYQMPSSDVWKDVTAVKSSGLSTKKLEETGFKYENGLDEMFDDAIKACKEKGLM, from the exons atggcGAATGTAAACAAAAAGAGAGTGTGTGTGACTGGTGGAACAGGTTTTCTTGGATCATGGACGATCAAGAGGCTACTTGAAGACGGCTACTCCGTCAACGCCACCGTCAGACTCCATCCAG acCAAAAGAGGGACATTAGCTACCTCACGAATCTACCCGGCGCGTCCGAGCGGCTGCGGATCTTCAACGCCGACTTGGACGAGCCGGACACCTTCGCGGCTGCCATCGAAGGATGCGACGGCGTGTTCCACATGGCCCACCCGCTCGACTTCGCCGAGAAAGACACCGAAGAGGTGAAGCTCAAACGCGTCACCACCGCCCTACACGGCATCCTACGCGCCTGCGCCGACTCCAAATCGGTCCGCCGCGTCGTCTACACCTCCAGCGTCTCCGCCGCCCTCTTCAGCGCCGCCACCAACGACGAAAACTCGTGGACCGACGTGGAGCTCATCCGCAGCCTGAACACCTTCGGAGGGCCCTACGTCGTGACGAAGACGGTGGCGGAGAGAGCCGCAATCGATCTGGCGGCGGAGCTCGATTTGGACCTCGTCTCCGTGTTGCCGACGTGGATCACTGGCCCTTTCATTTGCCCTAATTTGCCGGATACTGTTCACATCTCCATGGCCTTGATTAATG GTGACAAGGGACACTACCAGCACCTAAAAGAAGCGAGTTTAGTCCACGTGGATGATGTCGCTCGGGCGCATATCCATCTGCTGGAGTATCCGGAAGCGAAGGGGCGATATATTGTTGCCGCGGCTCAGTTCACTATTGATGAGCTCTCTCATTTCCTTGCTGCTAAATATCCACATTATCAGATGCCTTCTTCAGa TGTGTGGAAAGATGTGACGGCGGTGAAATCGTCGGGGCTGTCGACGAAGAAGCTGGAGGAAACGGGATTCAAGTATGAGAATGGATTGGATGAAATGTTTGACGACGCAATTAAAGCATGCAAAGAGAAAGGGCTTATGTAG